The segment TTGACGGAGACGGCCAGCATTTAGCAAAAGACATTAAAAAAATTATTCAGCCGATTATAGATGATACAGCTGATGTTGTTTTGGGCTCTAGATTTTTGTCAGTTAAAAACAGAGTGCCAATGACAAAAAAATTTTTTATTTTAAAGCCGGCGTTGTTTTTTAATTTTATTTTTACTGGATTAAGATTGTCTGATGTCCATAATGGCTTAAGAGCGATGTCAAGAAAAGCAGCGCTAAAAATAAAAATCATGCAAGATAAAATGGCGCATAACACTGAAATTATTTCAGAAATAAAAAGAAAGAGATTAAGGCATAAAGAGATTTCGGTTGATATTGTTTATAATGAATATGGGCAGAATTTTTTTGACGGCTTGAAAATCATTAAAGATTTAATATTTAAGAAAATTTTATAGTATGTTAATCCAATTTATCATAATTTTATTTTCCGCTTTTGTTATTTTTCGCTTGATTGATAAATTTAAGAAAAAGGAAGTGTCAAACAAAGAATTTTATTTATGGCTGGTTTTTTGGCTTTCAGTCATAATCGCGACAATTTGGTTTAGGAAAACAGACATTATAGCTAAATTTTTTGGCGTTGAAAAAGGCGCTGATTTGGCGGTTTATATTTCCATAATAGTTTTGTTTTATTTAGTTTTTAAAATGGTAGTCAAGTTTGACAAAATGGAAAGAAATATTACTAAAATTGTAAGAAAAATAGCTATAGATAGACAGGAAAATAAAGACAGAAATAAAATTTAATATTTAATTTTTTTAGTAATATGCGCGTAGCTGAAATTGTTTGTGTTTTTTTTCCATATAAAGGCGGGATAGGAAATGTCGCGTTAGACAACGCTAAAATTTTGCGAAAATATAATAATGATGTTGTTGTTTTTACGCCTTATCATCGCGAAATAAATAAAAAATTTGATAAGAAAATTCAAGTTAAAAAATTGCTTCCTGTTTTAAAATACGGAAACGCGGCCGTTTTAATTTCATTATTTTGGCGTTTGAAAAATTTTGATATTGTTCATCTTCATTTTCCTTTTTTTGGATCAGTTGAAATTATCTGGCTGATGAAAAAATTTAAAATATTAAAAGCTAAGCTGATTATAACTTATCATATGGATGCTACGGCTGGTGGATGGCTTGGGAAAATTTTTAAATTTCACGCAAAATATCTAACGCCAATAATTTTAAAATCAGCTGATAAAATAATTGTTTCTTCTTTTGATTATTTAAAAAATTCCAATATAAAAAATTTGTTTGAGAAATATCCTGACAAATTTATTAAAATACCTTTTGGCGTTGACTTGAATCGCTTTAGACCAAGAGAAAAACCTATTGAGTTAATAAAAGAATATAATATTCAAAAAGATGAAAAAATAATTCTTTTTGTCGGAGGTTTAGATAAAGCGCATTACTTTAAAGGAATTGACAATTTAATAAAAGTTTTTTCTAAATTACAATTTTTTAATTGTCGTTTGATTATTGTTGGAAAAGGTAATATGAAGCTAAAATATGAACAAGAAGTTTTTGATTTCGGCTTAACAGACAAAGTAATTTTTGCTGATAAAGTTAATAATTACGATTTGTGTAAATTTTATAATTTAGCCGATGTTTTTGTTTTGCCGTCGATTAACAAAGCAGAAGCGTTTGGGGTTGTTCTTTTAGAAGCAATGGCATCAGGAATTCCAGTTATTGCTTCTAATTTAGCAGGCGTTAGAAGCGTAGTTAGAAATGGCGTTAATGGTTTTTTAGCTGAATCAAATAATGTTGATGAATTGGTTAAAAAAATAAGTTTATTATTAGCAAACAATGAAAAAGCAAAAATAATGGGAGTAAACGGAAGAAAAATCGCTAAGTCCGCGTATAATAAAGAAAAAATAGATAAAATGCTTATAAAAGTGTTTGAGGATATTTCATAAAATATATTTTTGGTATTTTTTTATTATAAAAAATAGTTCTTATTATGAAAAGAAAAATTTTTAACTGGTCGCTTGTTGCTGTTTGGATACTGGTTATTTTTTATTTTTCCAGCCAGCCAGATTTAAAATCAAGCTTGCCGAATTTGTGGGATTTGATTTTTAGAAAAATAGCGCATATTCTTGAATTTACTGTTTTAACTTATTTTTTAATAAAAGCTTTTAGCAATTATAATATTAGTAAAAAAAATATTTTTATTTTTTCTTTTGTCGCGGCAGTCGTCTTTTCCATTAGCGATGAATTCCATCAGAGTTTTATTCAAGGAAGATGCGGAGCAATTAAAGATGTTTTTATTGATTTTATTGGCGTTGCATTATGTTTGATTATTTATAAAAAAAGTAATTTATGAAAGTTTGTTTAATAAACAATTTGTATCATCCTTTTGCGCGAGGCGGAGCTGAAAGAGTTGTTGAAAATATTGTTAACGGCTTAAAAGAAAAAGGGCATGATGTTTTTGTAATTACTTCCAAGCCTGCTTTTAAAAAAATAAAAAATAAAAATACAAAAGTTTATTATTTTTTTCCATTAAATTTATTTTGGATTGGAAATATTGGAAAACATAATTTTTTATGCCGTTTAGTTTGGCATTTTTTTGATATGTTTAGTTTGCATAGCTATTTTAAAATCAAAAAAATTTTACAAAAAGAAAAACCAGATTTAGTGATTACTCATAATTTAAAAGGAATTGGATATTTGATTCCAAAAGCGATAGATAAGCTTGGTATTAAATATTTTCACACTTTGCACGATGTCCAACTTGCTATCCCAAGCGGAATTTTAATTAAAGGAAAAGAAAATAATTGGCAAAACAGATTTTTTTTAACTAAATTATACGAAAAAATAAACAAAAAATTATTCTCTTATCCGCAAGTTGTGATTTCGCCTTCTGATTGGCTTTTAGATTTTTATTCTAAAAAAGATTTTTTTCAAAAACAAAAAAAAATAGTATTAAGAAATCCAACCTGCAAATTTCAAGTTCCAAATTTCAAATTACAAACAAATTCCAAATTTCAAATCTCAAATTCCGTATTTACCTTTTTGTATGTTGGGCAGATTGAAAAGCATAAAGGAATAATTTTTTTGATAAATGTTTTTAATAAATTGTCTAAACAAATAAAAAATATTGATTATAAATTAGCTATTATTGGATCGGGTGTTGAATTTGAAAAAGCAAAACAGATATCAAAAAATAATCCAAGGATTATTTTTTTAGGAAAACGCCATCATAACGAACTGAACAAATTTTTTGTTCAGGTAAATTGTTTAGTTGTTCCGTCTTTATGTTATGAAAATTCGCCGACAGTTATTTATGAAGGTTTAAGTTTTGGTATTCCTGTTTTAGCTTCTGATGTTGGAGGAACAGCGGAATTGGTTAAAGAAGGGGAAAACGGGTATATTTTTAAGGCTGGGAATGAAGATGATTTATTGCAAAAAATGAGATTTTGTTTAGAGAACAAAGAGAGAATTAAAAGCATGAAAGAATCATCAAAAGCGAGTATTTCTGATTGTAATATTCAAAATTATATTAGTAAAATTATGAATTTATAGTTTTTTTATTGCTTTTTATTAAATTATAAAGTAAATTTATAATAAGGTTAATAGATAATCCATTAATTTTTTTATGCTTAAAATTTATAATACATTAAATAGAAAAAAAGAAATCTTTAAACCAATAAAAAAAGGCAAAGCAGGTGTTTATACTTGCGGACCAACAGTCTATAATTACGCGCATATTGGAAATTTGCGATGTTATATTTTTGCTGATATTTTAATAAGAGTTTTGCGTTATGATAAATATAAAACAAAATGGGTAATGAATATTACGGATGTCGGGCATTTGACTTCTGACGCTGATGAAGGCGAGGATAAATTGGAAAAAGGAGCATTGCGTGAGAAAAAAAGCGTTTGGGAGATAGTTGAATTTTATACAAATATTTTTAAAAAAGATATTAAGCTATTAAATATAGCAAGTCCGGATGTTTGGTGCAAAGCAACAGATCATATTCAAGAGCAGATAAATTTGATTAAAAAATTGGAAAAAAAAGAAGTTGTGTATAAAACTTCAGACGGAATTTATTTTGACACTTCTAAAATAAAAGATTATGGAAAATTAAATGGAATGGATTTAGAAAATATTCAGGAAGGTAAAAGAGTATGTTTGCGCGAGAAAAAAAACGCGACAGATTTTGCTTTATGGAAATTTTCCACAAAACATAAAAAACGCCAAATGGAATGGAATTCTCCATGGGGAGTCGGGTTTCCAGGATGGCATATTGAATGTTCTGCAATGAGCATAAAATATTTGGGCGAGCATTTTGATATTCATACAGGCGGTATTGATCATATTCCAATACATCATACTAATGAAATAGCGCAATCAGAAACATCAACTGGCAAAAAATTCGTAAATTATTGGATGCACGGTGAATTTTTAGTAATAGGCGCTAAAGACAAAATGGCAAAGTCTGGAAAAAATTTTATAACATTAAAAACAATTGTTGAAAAAAAATTTAATCCTTTGACTTACAGATATTTATGTTTTTTAACTCATTACAGAAAACAGCTTCAATTTAGCTGGGAGGCTTTAAACTCAGCGCAAAACGCATTGAATAATCTTTACGAGAAATTTATTGATTTAGGCAAAGAGGTTGGGAAAATTGATAAAAAATTTCAAAAAGAATTTAACGATTTGATTAATGATGATCTTAGTATGCCATTGGTTATTGCTTTATTGCAAAAAGTTTTTAATTCAAATATTAAAGCTGAAAACAAGAAAGCGACTGTTTTAGAATTTGACAAAATTTTAAAATTAAATTTTGATAAAGTAAAGAGAAAAAAAATACCAAAAGATATAATGGAGCTGGCTGGAGAAAGGCTAAAGGCTCGCAAGAAAAAAAATTGGGAGTTGTCGGATAAGTTAAGAGATGAAATTGAAAGTAAGGGGTATGTCATAGAAGACATTTTTAAAAATAAATATACTATTAAGCCAAAATTTAATTAATTCATATATTTTAATTTATTTTTTAAAATTTTATGTTTGAAAAATTTTTTGCAAAATTTAAGGCAAAACAAGAAGTTAAAACTCCGCAAGAAAAACCTGTTGAAGAAGAAAATAAAATTGAAGAACCTGTTGAAAGTAAAGAAGAAGCAAGAGAGGAAAGCAATGAAGATGGTAATGATAGCCAAGCAGTAGAGGAAAAAGATGACGAGGAAGGAAAAAAGACATATCAAGAGCCATCAGAATAAGTAAACTGTTTTAAAAATAATTTAATTTAGCTTTAAATAAAAATTAAAAGCTGTTTTTTGTTTTGTATTGTCATTCCGTGCTTGCTTGTCCCTCTTGTTGCGGGGGTACGGAATCTATTTTGTAAATTTACAGATTCTGAATTTCTTGCCTACCGACAGGCATGAAAATCAGAATGACAAATTTTGATATGGAAAATAATTTTTGGCAGGCGTTAGACAAACCTATTTTAGCATTAGCTCCAATGGCCGGAATTACAGATTCTTGTTTTCGCCAAATTTGTAAAGATTTTGGCGTTGATGTTGTTTATTCAGAAATGGCGTCTTCGTCAGCATTGAAATTTAGTTCTAAAAAAACTTTAGAACTTTTAAAATTTAAAAAAAAGGAAAGACCCTATGTGGTTCAGCTGTTTGGCAATAATTCAGAACATTTTGCTGTTGCCGTAAAAATTGTTATGCAAAAGATAAAGCCAGATGGAATAGATATCAATTTTGGATGTCCAGTGAAAAAAGTTTTTAAACAAGGGGCAGGCGTTGCGTTAATGCTTGATTTGAATTTGTCTAAAAAAATTATTAAAGCAGTTTGCGCAAACAGCAATGTTCCTGTTTCAATTAAAATTCGTTCCAAAATTCAAGATAAGACAGCAATTAATTTTGTAAAAAATTTGTCTGGTTTTCCAATTAAAGCGATTATGGTTCATGGCAGAAGCTATG is part of the Patescibacteria group bacterium genome and harbors:
- the cysS gene encoding cysteine--tRNA ligase, giving the protein MLKIYNTLNRKKEIFKPIKKGKAGVYTCGPTVYNYAHIGNLRCYIFADILIRVLRYDKYKTKWVMNITDVGHLTSDADEGEDKLEKGALREKKSVWEIVEFYTNIFKKDIKLLNIASPDVWCKATDHIQEQINLIKKLEKKEVVYKTSDGIYFDTSKIKDYGKLNGMDLENIQEGKRVCLREKKNATDFALWKFSTKHKKRQMEWNSPWGVGFPGWHIECSAMSIKYLGEHFDIHTGGIDHIPIHHTNEIAQSETSTGKKFVNYWMHGEFLVIGAKDKMAKSGKNFITLKTIVEKKFNPLTYRYLCFLTHYRKQLQFSWEALNSAQNALNNLYEKFIDLGKEVGKIDKKFQKEFNDLINDDLSMPLVIALLQKVFNSNIKAENKKATVLEFDKILKLNFDKVKRKKIPKDIMELAGERLKARKKKNWELSDKLRDEIESKGYVIEDIFKNKYTIKPKFN
- a CDS encoding DUF2304 domain-containing protein, coding for MLIQFIIILFSAFVIFRLIDKFKKKEVSNKEFYLWLVFWLSVIIATIWFRKTDIIAKFFGVEKGADLAVYISIIVLFYLVFKMVVKFDKMERNITKIVRKIAIDRQENKDRNKI
- a CDS encoding tRNA-dihydrouridine synthase encodes the protein MKIRMTNFDMENNFWQALDKPILALAPMAGITDSCFRQICKDFGVDVVYSEMASSSALKFSSKKTLELLKFKKKERPYVVQLFGNNSEHFAVAVKIVMQKIKPDGIDINFGCPVKKVFKQGAGVALMLDLNLSKKIIKAVCANSNVPVSIKIRSKIQDKTAINFVKNLSGFPIKAIMVHGRSYEQGFKGEIDIEVIKKIKKFFNGIVLANGGIDSPEIAKKILVTSKADGLGIARGSQGKPWIFSQIKDYLKTGEYQEKTQKQIFKIALKHSKMAYQQKGNFGIIEMRKHLCWYVKNMPNASSLRQEIIKAKNITDIEKNLR
- a CDS encoding glycosyltransferase family 4 protein, which gives rise to MRVAEIVCVFFPYKGGIGNVALDNAKILRKYNNDVVVFTPYHREINKKFDKKIQVKKLLPVLKYGNAAVLISLFWRLKNFDIVHLHFPFFGSVEIIWLMKKFKILKAKLIITYHMDATAGGWLGKIFKFHAKYLTPIILKSADKIIVSSFDYLKNSNIKNLFEKYPDKFIKIPFGVDLNRFRPREKPIELIKEYNIQKDEKIILFVGGLDKAHYFKGIDNLIKVFSKLQFFNCRLIIVGKGNMKLKYEQEVFDFGLTDKVIFADKVNNYDLCKFYNLADVFVLPSINKAEAFGVVLLEAMASGIPVIASNLAGVRSVVRNGVNGFLAESNNVDELVKKISLLLANNEKAKIMGVNGRKIAKSAYNKEKIDKMLIKVFEDIS
- a CDS encoding glycosyltransferase family 2 protein produces the protein MNIFIIIPAFNEEKNIGAVINDIRNKIPNSNIIVVDDCSNDNTVHIVENQNVIILKHIINRGQGAALQTGNEYAIQKNADIIVHFDGDGQHLAKDIKKIIQPIIDDTADVVLGSRFLSVKNRVPMTKKFFILKPALFFNFIFTGLRLSDVHNGLRAMSRKAALKIKIMQDKMAHNTEIISEIKRKRLRHKEISVDIVYNEYGQNFFDGLKIIKDLIFKKIL
- a CDS encoding VanZ family protein, whose protein sequence is MKRKIFNWSLVAVWILVIFYFSSQPDLKSSLPNLWDLIFRKIAHILEFTVLTYFLIKAFSNYNISKKNIFIFSFVAAVVFSISDEFHQSFIQGRCGAIKDVFIDFIGVALCLIIYKKSNL
- a CDS encoding glycosyltransferase; protein product: MKVCLINNLYHPFARGGAERVVENIVNGLKEKGHDVFVITSKPAFKKIKNKNTKVYYFFPLNLFWIGNIGKHNFLCRLVWHFFDMFSLHSYFKIKKILQKEKPDLVITHNLKGIGYLIPKAIDKLGIKYFHTLHDVQLAIPSGILIKGKENNWQNRFFLTKLYEKINKKLFSYPQVVISPSDWLLDFYSKKDFFQKQKKIVLRNPTCKFQVPNFKLQTNSKFQISNSVFTFLYVGQIEKHKGIIFLINVFNKLSKQIKNIDYKLAIIGSGVEFEKAKQISKNNPRIIFLGKRHHNELNKFFVQVNCLVVPSLCYENSPTVIYEGLSFGIPVLASDVGGTAELVKEGENGYIFKAGNEDDLLQKMRFCLENKERIKSMKESSKASISDCNIQNYISKIMNL